The proteins below come from a single Shinella zoogloeoides genomic window:
- a CDS encoding anti-sigma factor family protein: MNESRPVSETDLHAYVDGLLGDEERARVEAYLAENPEVARMVADWQAQSDGLRDAFAPYAAARPSDHLLVSPATPLPLKTRRLAMAAAAALIFVLGGIAGHFAPMPFKQTPASAAIDALPLEARNAYLIYASEVRHPVEVFADQEAHLATWLGKRLAIPDLKVPDLQSIGFRLVGGRLLPVADKPGAMFMYEDEAGRRVTVLVGRNEENRTTSFRFASASGIETFYWIDGALGYAVTGDISRNLLQQIAEECYRQFPT, from the coding sequence ATGAACGAAAGCCGCCCCGTTTCCGAAACCGACCTGCACGCCTATGTGGACGGCCTCCTGGGCGACGAGGAGCGCGCGCGCGTCGAAGCTTATCTTGCGGAAAATCCTGAAGTTGCGCGCATGGTCGCCGACTGGCAGGCGCAGAGCGACGGGCTGAGAGATGCTTTCGCCCCCTATGCCGCCGCCCGTCCGTCCGATCACCTTCTCGTCTCGCCGGCGACCCCATTGCCGCTAAAAACGCGCCGTCTTGCCATGGCTGCCGCCGCGGCGCTGATTTTCGTGCTCGGCGGAATTGCCGGCCATTTCGCACCGATGCCCTTCAAGCAAACCCCGGCGAGCGCGGCCATCGACGCCCTGCCGCTCGAAGCGCGCAATGCCTATCTCATCTATGCGAGCGAGGTGCGCCATCCCGTCGAGGTCTTCGCCGACCAGGAGGCGCATCTTGCGACCTGGCTTGGCAAACGCCTCGCCATACCCGACCTTAAGGTGCCGGACCTGCAATCCATCGGTTTCCGCCTCGTCGGCGGCCGCCTGCTTCCGGTCGCCGACAAGCCGGGCGCGATGTTCATGTACGAGGACGAGGCCGGGCGACGCGTGACCGTCCTTGTCGGCCGCAACGAGGAGAACCGCACGACCAGCTTCCGCTTCGCCTCCGCAAGCGGCATCGAGACCTTCTACTGGATCGACGGCGCGCTCGGCTATGCGGTGACCGGCGACATTTCCCGCAACCTGCTGCAGCAGATCGCCGAGGAATGCTACCGCCAGTTCCCGACATAG